From one Streptomyces chromofuscus genomic stretch:
- a CDS encoding sirohydrochlorin chelatase, which produces MSSPTGPASGLPVRMPRPRQPGRHRRPEPLAAPEGAPALVLAVPGTPSATARGLAEEVVSIARSELPGLDARIGYVDGDGSEFPTLQAVLAHAAEERTARYEQALAAGMDVKEPDGPVAVVVPLLAGPDSALLRQVRQAVMDSRVAAELTDVLGPHPLLAEALHVRLSEAGLARADRARLFTVATAADGIILASVGGEEAVQAAGITGMLLAARLAVPVMAAALDQEGSIASVAEQLRSSGSQQLALAPYLIGPEIDPGLIEEAAKEADCPASEALGPYPAIGKLALAKYTTALGIAPQQPQGTPVR; this is translated from the coding sequence ATGAGCTCCCCCACTGGGCCCGCGTCCGGCCTGCCAGTACGAATGCCGCGACCCCGCCAGCCCGGGCGGCACCGCCGACCCGAGCCGCTGGCGGCTCCCGAGGGCGCGCCCGCGCTCGTCCTCGCGGTCCCCGGCACGCCCAGCGCCACCGCGCGCGGTCTCGCCGAGGAGGTCGTGAGCATCGCCCGCTCCGAGCTCCCCGGCCTCGACGCCCGCATCGGCTACGTCGACGGGGACGGCTCGGAGTTCCCCACGCTGCAGGCCGTGCTCGCGCACGCCGCCGAGGAGCGCACGGCCCGCTACGAGCAGGCGCTGGCCGCGGGGATGGACGTCAAGGAGCCCGACGGCCCGGTCGCCGTGGTGGTGCCGCTGCTGGCCGGTCCGGACAGCGCGCTGCTGCGTCAGGTCCGCCAGGCCGTGATGGACAGCCGGGTCGCCGCCGAGCTGACCGACGTGCTCGGCCCGCACCCGCTGCTCGCCGAGGCCCTGCACGTGCGGCTGTCGGAGGCGGGTCTGGCCCGCGCCGACCGGGCGCGGCTGTTCACCGTGGCGACCGCCGCGGACGGCATCATCCTGGCCTCCGTGGGCGGCGAGGAGGCCGTGCAGGCGGCCGGGATCACGGGCATGCTGCTCGCCGCGCGGCTCGCCGTGCCGGTGATGGCGGCGGCCCTCGACCAGGAGGGCTCGATCGCGTCCGTCGCCGAGCAGCTGCGCTCCTCGGGCTCGCAGCAGCTGGCGCTCGCCCCGTACCTGATCGGCCCCGAGATCGACCCGGGCCTGATCGAGGAGGCCGCGAAGGAGGCGGACTGCCCGGCCTCCGAGGCGCTCGGCCCCTACCCGGCGATCGGCAAGCTCGCGCTGGCCAAGTACACGACGGCGCTGGGCATCGCCCCGCAGCAGCCGCAGGGTACGCCGGTGCGCTGA
- a CDS encoding lactonase family protein, whose product MADGGRAFIGSFTAAGGPGVVTAAVDPASGALTVLGSLNGVPDPSYLALSPGGDTLYAISETADGAVAAYRVTGAVPEPAGRSVPVGGNGPTHLSVFAGHVLTANYGSGSVTAVPLRPDGTLAAAPSGVFRHTGSGPHTPRQQGPHAHQVQPDPSGRWVVSVDLGTDSVRVCTLEDGGLVLHRETALRPGSGPRHLAFHPRGGHAYVVNELAPTVTVCRWDASDGSLKPLTETSVLPGGPTGDAYPSGVVVSPDGRFVWTATRGEDVLSVFAVEGEGLRLTGTVACGGRWPRAIAQSGGFLYVANERSGDVTWFALDPDTGLPRRAGAIAVAAASCVVFG is encoded by the coding sequence GTGGCAGACGGCGGGCGGGCGTTCATCGGGTCGTTCACGGCGGCCGGCGGCCCCGGGGTGGTGACGGCGGCGGTGGACCCGGCGAGCGGCGCGCTGACGGTGCTGGGCAGCCTGAACGGCGTGCCCGACCCCTCGTACCTCGCTCTCTCACCCGGCGGCGACACCCTCTACGCGATCAGTGAGACGGCCGACGGCGCGGTTGCGGCGTACCGCGTCACCGGCGCCGTGCCCGAACCGGCGGGCCGTTCCGTTCCCGTCGGCGGGAACGGGCCGACCCACCTCAGCGTCTTCGCGGGCCACGTCCTGACCGCCAACTACGGCTCCGGCAGCGTCACCGCCGTCCCGCTGCGCCCCGACGGCACCCTCGCCGCCGCCCCGTCCGGCGTGTTCCGGCACACCGGCTCCGGCCCGCACACCCCCCGCCAGCAGGGGCCGCACGCCCATCAGGTGCAGCCCGATCCGAGCGGCCGCTGGGTGGTCAGCGTCGACCTGGGCACGGACTCCGTGCGCGTGTGCACGCTGGAGGACGGCGGTCTCGTCCTGCACCGGGAAACCGCCCTGCGCCCCGGCTCCGGCCCCCGCCACCTGGCGTTCCACCCGCGCGGCGGCCACGCCTACGTGGTGAACGAACTCGCCCCGACCGTCACCGTCTGCCGCTGGGACGCCTCGGACGGCTCGCTGAAGCCGCTCACCGAGACCTCGGTGCTGCCCGGCGGCCCGACCGGGGACGCCTACCCCTCGGGTGTCGTCGTCTCGCCCGACGGCCGCTTCGTGTGGACCGCGACACGGGGGGAGGACGTGCTGTCGGTGTTCGCCGTCGAAGGGGAGGGGCTGCGGCTGACCGGGACGGTGGCGTGCGGCGGCCGCTGGCCGCGGGCGATCGCGCAGTCGGGCGGATTCCTGTACGTGGCCAACGAGCGCTCCGGCGATGTCACGTGGTTCGCGCTCGACCCGGACACAGGGCTGCCGCGTCGGGCCGGCGCGATCGCGGTGGCGGCGGCGTCCTGCGTGGTGTTCGGCTGA
- a CDS encoding FUSC family protein, with protein MLKRVFVAPDPGRARLRFAARAVLGIGLAVVVCGLAGHSLVGAVTGGLAALLALFTVTDATVRGQAVTTALLPTVGLPVLAAAAGLHDHPVARDLTFLAVVGGGVYARRWGPRGHSLGVFAFMTFFVAQFLQATPAQLPELTAAVLLSVLSAAAVRFGLWCYERRTPPAPAVAPPDGIGLARITTRQAVQATVGAGFALVVGQLVSEERWYWAVGATWWIFVNTASRGETLVRGFRRVLGTVLGIGLGLLVAVPLDGAAVPSAVLVAACVFGIFYTAAVSYTWMMLCVTLLAELLYGLLGVLQPALLALRLAETGVGALGAVLAVLFVLPVTTHTVNNAWIRRALRCVHACTAEATARLAGDTAADPSSRVTELEQLLGRARLALAPLVHPLNPLIGRKRRARQVIALLDECAREIRGLVAVAADPEASHDDRLTAACRRVQAAVEALTDGPSERAVSLAPEPPAEPAALAHLHGLERALTELATPLRTPPGSPLVGA; from the coding sequence GTGCTGAAGAGGGTGTTCGTGGCGCCGGACCCGGGGCGGGCGCGGCTGCGCTTCGCCGCGCGGGCCGTGCTCGGCATCGGGCTCGCGGTCGTCGTCTGCGGGCTCGCGGGTCACTCCCTCGTCGGCGCCGTCACCGGAGGGCTGGCCGCGCTGCTCGCCCTGTTCACGGTCACGGACGCCACCGTGCGGGGGCAGGCCGTCACGACCGCCTTGCTGCCCACCGTCGGGCTGCCGGTGCTGGCCGCCGCTGCCGGCCTGCACGACCATCCCGTGGCACGCGACCTCACCTTCCTCGCCGTGGTGGGTGGGGGCGTCTACGCCCGACGCTGGGGACCGCGCGGGCACAGCCTCGGCGTGTTCGCGTTCATGACCTTCTTCGTCGCGCAGTTCCTCCAGGCCACCCCCGCACAGCTGCCCGAGTTGACGGCCGCCGTCCTGCTGTCCGTCCTCAGCGCTGCCGCGGTGCGCTTCGGGCTGTGGTGCTACGAGCGTCGTACGCCCCCCGCCCCGGCGGTCGCCCCGCCCGACGGGATCGGACTGGCCCGTATCACCACGCGGCAGGCGGTCCAGGCGACCGTCGGCGCGGGCTTCGCGCTGGTCGTGGGCCAGCTGGTGTCCGAGGAACGCTGGTACTGGGCCGTCGGCGCCACGTGGTGGATCTTCGTCAACACCGCCTCGCGCGGCGAGACCCTGGTCCGCGGGTTCCGGCGCGTCCTCGGCACGGTGCTCGGCATCGGCCTCGGCCTGCTGGTCGCCGTCCCGCTGGACGGTGCCGCCGTCCCGTCGGCGGTGCTCGTCGCCGCGTGCGTGTTCGGCATCTTCTACACCGCCGCCGTGTCGTACACCTGGATGATGCTGTGCGTCACCCTGCTTGCCGAGTTGCTCTACGGCCTGCTGGGCGTGCTGCAGCCCGCGCTGCTCGCCCTGAGGCTGGCCGAGACCGGCGTCGGGGCGCTGGGCGCCGTGCTGGCCGTGCTGTTCGTGCTGCCGGTCACCACCCACACCGTGAACAACGCCTGGATCCGGCGCGCCCTGCGCTGCGTCCACGCCTGCACCGCCGAGGCGACGGCGCGCCTCGCCGGCGACACCGCCGCCGACCCGTCCTCGCGCGTGACCGAGCTGGAACAGCTCCTCGGCCGGGCACGGCTCGCGCTCGCCCCGCTCGTCCACCCGCTGAACCCCCTGATCGGCCGCAAGCGCCGTGCCCGGCAGGTGATCGCCCTGCTCGACGAGTGCGCCCGTGAGATCCGCGGCCTGGTCGCCGTCGCCGCCGACCCGGAGGCCTCCCACGACGACCGCCTGACCGCCGCCTGCCGGCGGGTGCAGGCCGCGGTGGAGGCGCTCACGGACGGTCCGTCGGAGCGGGCCGTCTCCCTCGCGCCCGAGCCGCCGGCCGAACCGGCCGCCCTTGCCCACCTGCACGGCCTGGAGCGCGCCCTGACGGAACTCGCCACGCCGCTGCGCACGCCGCCCGGGTCTCCGCTGGTCGGGGCCTGA
- a CDS encoding Lrp/AsnC family transcriptional regulator: MAVDELDTRILRLLLEQPRTSVREYARILGVARGTLQARLDRLERDGVITGTGPALSAAALGHPVLAFVHIEVTQGHLDEVGDALAAVPEIVEAFSITGGGDLLTRVVARDNEHLEDVIQKLISMPGVVRTRTEVALRERVPHRLLPLVESIGRTARKQPLTS; this comes from the coding sequence ATGGCCGTGGACGAGCTGGACACCCGCATCCTGCGGCTGCTGCTGGAGCAGCCCCGCACGAGCGTGCGCGAGTACGCCCGCATCCTCGGCGTCGCCCGCGGCACCCTCCAGGCCCGGCTGGACCGGCTGGAACGGGACGGCGTGATCACCGGCACGGGCCCGGCGCTCTCCGCCGCCGCACTCGGCCACCCGGTGCTGGCCTTCGTGCACATCGAGGTCACGCAGGGGCACCTGGACGAGGTGGGCGACGCCCTGGCCGCCGTACCGGAGATCGTCGAGGCGTTCTCCATCACGGGCGGCGGCGATCTGCTCACCCGGGTCGTGGCGCGGGACAACGAGCATCTGGAAGACGTGATCCAGAAGCTGATCAGCATGCCGGGGGTCGTCCGCACGCGCACCGAGGTGGCGCTGCGCGAACGCGTCCCGCACCGGCTGCTGCCGCTCGTCGAGTCGATCGGGCGGACGGCGCGGAAGCAGCCCTTGACATCATGA
- a CDS encoding HAD family hydrolase, which yields MSHLAGLSVIFDLDGTLVDSEPNYYEAGRLTLAEHGVPDYTWADHERYIGISTLDTIVDWQRRYDLRAPAAELLAAKNSRYLDLARASTRAYPEMRKFVELLATEGVPMAVASGSSSEAIAAVLAGTGLDAHLRTLVSADEVAHGKPAPDVFLEAARRLHADPVDCVVVEDAAPGAAAAHAAGMRCIALPYVPDQADGPEFATADLLVRGGQAEFTARAAYDWLTRTVPAS from the coding sequence ATGAGCCACCTCGCCGGCCTCTCGGTCATCTTCGATCTCGACGGAACGCTCGTGGACAGCGAGCCGAACTACTACGAAGCGGGCCGGCTGACCCTCGCCGAGCACGGCGTGCCCGACTACACCTGGGCCGACCACGAGCGGTACATCGGCATCAGCACGCTCGACACGATCGTCGACTGGCAGCGCCGCTACGACCTGCGCGCCCCGGCAGCCGAACTCCTCGCCGCCAAGAACAGCCGCTACCTGGATCTCGCCCGCGCCTCCACGCGCGCCTACCCGGAGATGCGGAAGTTCGTGGAGCTGCTGGCCACCGAGGGCGTCCCGATGGCCGTGGCGTCGGGTTCCTCGTCAGAGGCCATCGCGGCGGTCCTGGCGGGCACGGGACTGGACGCCCATCTGCGCACCCTGGTGTCGGCCGACGAGGTCGCGCACGGCAAGCCCGCACCCGACGTCTTCCTCGAGGCCGCCCGCCGGCTCCATGCGGACCCCGTCGACTGCGTCGTCGTCGAGGACGCCGCCCCGGGCGCGGCAGCCGCCCACGCGGCCGGCATGCGCTGTATCGCCCTGCCCTACGTCCCCGACCAGGCGGACGGCCCCGAGTTCGCGACCGCCGACCTGCTGGTGCGGGGCGGTCAGGCGGAGTTCACGGCGCGGGCGGCGTACGACTGGCTGACGCGTACGGTCCCCGCGTCCTGA
- a CDS encoding LysR family substrate-binding domain-containing protein — protein MTGSKAPSPFRLAYVPGATPGKWVRIWNERLPDVPLALVSVTAAEASAVLRDGGADAGIVRLPVDREVFSAIPLYTESTVVVVPKDHLITAADEVTVEDLADEVVLHPLDDVLGWEQPPGEPAFERPATTADAVELVAAGIGVLAVPQSLARLHHRRDLTYRTLVDAPQSGVALSWPEAAHTDLVEEFIGIVRGRTVNSTRGRTQPAAQPKEKGRAEPAARRKPAARQNPRSGTAKGGRRGKPRRRS, from the coding sequence GTGACAGGCTCGAAAGCACCCTCCCCGTTCCGGCTCGCGTACGTCCCTGGGGCGACACCCGGCAAGTGGGTGCGGATCTGGAACGAACGCCTGCCCGACGTCCCCCTCGCCTTGGTCTCCGTGACGGCCGCCGAGGCATCCGCTGTGTTGCGCGACGGCGGCGCGGACGCGGGGATCGTACGACTGCCCGTGGACCGCGAGGTCTTCAGCGCGATTCCGCTCTACACCGAGTCCACGGTCGTCGTCGTGCCCAAGGACCACCTGATCACGGCGGCGGACGAGGTGACGGTCGAGGACCTCGCCGACGAGGTCGTGCTGCACCCCCTCGACGACGTCCTCGGCTGGGAGCAGCCGCCCGGGGAGCCCGCCTTCGAACGCCCCGCCACCACCGCCGACGCCGTCGAACTCGTCGCCGCGGGCATCGGCGTCCTCGCCGTGCCCCAGTCCCTGGCGCGGCTGCACCACCGCAGGGACCTCACCTACCGGACGCTGGTGGACGCGCCCCAGTCGGGCGTGGCCCTGTCCTGGCCGGAGGCCGCGCACACCGACCTGGTCGAGGAGTTCATCGGCATCGTGCGCGGCCGGACGGTGAACAGCACCCGTGGCCGCACCCAGCCGGCCGCGCAGCCGAAGGAGAAGGGCCGAGCCGAGCCCGCCGCGCGCCGGAAGCCGGCGGCACGGCAGAACCCGCGGTCCGGCACCGCCAAGGGCGGCCGCCGCGGCAAGCCCCGCCGCCGTTCCTAG
- a CDS encoding DUF5997 family protein, with the protein MKSHQTTQTMKPATAAKKLGVYLPATPAEFQQGVVSRAELNELQADPPEWLRELRRNGPHPRPVVAARLGVSIAGLARGGVTEALTTEQIETLRQERPEWLEKEQATQVEVRKEAARLKQKKAERS; encoded by the coding sequence ATGAAGTCGCACCAGACCACCCAGACGATGAAGCCCGCGACCGCGGCGAAGAAGCTGGGTGTCTACCTCCCCGCCACCCCCGCCGAGTTCCAGCAGGGCGTCGTCTCCCGCGCCGAGCTGAACGAGCTGCAGGCCGACCCGCCCGAGTGGCTGCGGGAGCTGCGACGCAACGGACCGCACCCGCGCCCGGTGGTCGCGGCGAGGTTGGGCGTGTCCATCGCGGGTCTCGCACGCGGCGGGGTGACCGAGGCGCTGACCACCGAGCAGATCGAGACGCTGAGGCAGGAGCGTCCCGAGTGGCTGGAGAAGGAGCAGGCCACGCAGGTGGAGGTGCGCAAGGAGGCGGCCCGGCTGAAGCAGAAGAAGGCCGAGCGTTCCTGA
- a CDS encoding XdhC family protein has product MLDIADELHRWAEEGRDFAVATVVAVDRSAPRAPGAALAVDTEGRVIGSVSGGCVEGAVYDLCVQSLEDGRPVLERFGYSDEDAFAVGLTCGGEIEVLITPVTHDRQVVTDALKAASRGEAVALARVTRGPAGLLGTPVLVHPDGTYAPRAAGEPGDRPHDRGTRPPAAPLERIAAEARAMLEAGRTGTLDVCDLTILVESKVPPPRMIVFGAVDFAAALVRAGKFLGYHVTLCDARPVFATRTRFPEADDIVVDWPHRYLRRTRTDARTVLCVLTHDAKFDVPLLTEALRLPVAYVGAMGSRRTHEDRDGRLREAGLGERELARLRSPIGLDLGARTPEETAVSIAAEIVAARRGGTGAPLTGSGTPIHREGAVAAA; this is encoded by the coding sequence ATGCTTGACATCGCCGACGAGCTGCACCGCTGGGCCGAGGAGGGCCGGGACTTCGCCGTCGCGACGGTCGTCGCCGTCGACCGGAGCGCGCCACGCGCCCCCGGCGCCGCCCTCGCCGTCGACACCGAGGGCAGGGTTATCGGCTCGGTCTCCGGCGGTTGCGTCGAGGGAGCGGTGTACGACCTGTGCGTGCAGTCCCTCGAGGACGGCCGGCCGGTCCTCGAGCGCTTCGGCTACAGCGACGAGGACGCCTTCGCGGTGGGCCTGACCTGCGGCGGCGAGATCGAGGTCCTGATCACACCGGTCACGCACGACCGCCAGGTCGTCACCGACGCGCTGAAGGCCGCGTCCCGGGGTGAGGCGGTGGCTCTGGCACGAGTGACGAGGGGCCCGGCGGGACTGCTGGGCACACCGGTGCTGGTCCACCCGGACGGCACGTACGCGCCCCGTGCGGCGGGAGAACCGGGCGACCGGCCACACGACCGCGGCACCCGCCCACCGGCAGCACCGCTGGAACGCATCGCGGCCGAGGCCCGCGCCATGCTGGAAGCGGGCCGCACCGGCACCCTCGACGTCTGCGACCTCACGATCCTCGTGGAGTCGAAAGTCCCCCCGCCCCGAATGATCGTCTTCGGTGCCGTCGACTTCGCCGCTGCTCTCGTCCGCGCCGGGAAGTTCCTCGGCTACCACGTCACCCTCTGCGACGCCCGCCCCGTCTTCGCCACCCGCACCCGCTTTCCCGAGGCCGACGACATCGTCGTCGACTGGCCGCACCGCTATCTGCGCCGCACCCGGACCGACGCGCGCACGGTGCTGTGCGTCCTGACGCACGACGCCAAGTTCGACGTTCCGCTGCTCACCGAGGCCCTCCGGCTGCCCGTCGCCTACGTCGGCGCGATGGGCTCCCGCCGGACCCATGAGGACCGCGACGGACGGCTGCGGGAAGCCGGCCTCGGGGAGCGGGAGTTGGCCCGGCTGCGGTCACCGATCGGCCTGGATCTGGGCGCCCGTACGCCGGAGGAGACCGCCGTGTCGATCGCCGCCGAGATCGTCGCCGCCCGCCGCGGCGGCACGGGCGCGCCGCTGACGGGCTCGGGGACGCCGATCCACCGGGAGGGAGCCGTGGCGGCGGCGTAG
- a CDS encoding xanthine dehydrogenase family protein molybdopterin-binding subunit, whose product MTVTPLKPSVGTAHTRVEGREKVTGAARYAAEIPFAELAHGWLALSTVARGRIAALETDSALAMPGVLAVLHHGNAPRVDTGHIGLLGVPPDPSAALFQSDRVPHAGWPVALVVAETPEQAREAAEALVVHYEQEPHDVAFSADRPDAQPVDGHMPAVTGKGELEAELAASAVVVDAEYTTPEEHHNPMEPHAATARWDGGRLDVIDSNQGATWIQDALAKIFSLDPSAVRVRSEHVGGGFGSKGIRAHQVAAVMAATALQRPVRVVLTRRQMFSLAGHRSPTTQRVRLGADPDGRLRALEHRSVNHTSTVFDFVEPAAGVARVMYDADAHHTANHVVRLDVPTPTWMRAPGEAPGAFALESAVDELAAKCGIDPIALRARNEPTAGPVSGLPFSSRNLLACFEEGARRFGWADRDPRPGVRRDGHRLIGTGTAASSFFAGAGPSTAAVTAEADGTFTVRTAASDIGTGARTALTLIAADALEVPPDRVRVRIGDSDFGPAMIAGGSMGTRSWAWSITVAAAELRERLALGADIPPEGITVRSDTTEALAALAQKERHSFGAQFAEVAVDVTTGEVRVRRMLGIFAAGRIVNPLTARNQLVGGMIWGISMALHEGAVRDRASGGNIGADLAGYHVAAHADIPHIEVDWVDDPDPDDPVGIKGIGEIGIVGAAAAIANAVWHATGVRHRSLPIRPDRVLMAGTDA is encoded by the coding sequence ATGACCGTCACTCCCCTGAAGCCGTCCGTCGGCACCGCCCACACCCGCGTCGAGGGCCGGGAGAAGGTCACCGGCGCCGCCCGCTACGCGGCGGAGATCCCCTTCGCCGAACTCGCCCACGGCTGGCTGGCGTTGTCGACGGTCGCCCGCGGCCGCATCGCCGCGCTGGAGACCGACAGCGCCCTCGCCATGCCCGGCGTCCTCGCCGTCCTGCACCACGGCAACGCCCCCCGCGTCGACACCGGGCACATCGGTCTGCTGGGCGTCCCGCCGGATCCGTCGGCCGCCCTCTTCCAGAGCGACCGGGTGCCGCACGCGGGATGGCCGGTGGCGCTCGTCGTCGCCGAGACGCCGGAGCAGGCGCGGGAGGCCGCCGAGGCCCTGGTCGTGCACTACGAGCAGGAGCCGCACGACGTCGCCTTCTCCGCCGACCGCCCGGATGCCCAGCCGGTCGACGGCCATATGCCGGCGGTGACCGGGAAGGGCGAACTGGAGGCCGAGCTCGCCGCGTCCGCCGTCGTCGTGGACGCCGAGTACACCACCCCGGAGGAGCACCACAACCCCATGGAGCCGCACGCGGCGACGGCACGCTGGGACGGCGGCAGGCTCGACGTCATCGACTCCAACCAGGGCGCCACGTGGATCCAGGACGCCCTCGCGAAGATCTTCTCCCTCGACCCGAGCGCCGTTCGCGTGCGCTCCGAGCACGTGGGGGGCGGCTTCGGCAGCAAGGGCATCCGCGCCCACCAGGTGGCCGCGGTGATGGCCGCCACCGCCCTCCAGCGCCCGGTGCGGGTCGTGCTGACCCGCCGCCAGATGTTCTCGCTGGCCGGCCACCGCAGCCCCACGACACAGCGAGTCCGGCTCGGCGCCGACCCCGACGGCCGGCTGCGGGCCCTGGAACACCGCTCCGTGAACCACACGTCCACGGTGTTCGACTTCGTCGAGCCCGCCGCCGGTGTGGCCCGGGTGATGTACGACGCCGACGCTCACCACACCGCCAACCACGTCGTACGGCTCGATGTGCCGACCCCGACCTGGATGCGGGCGCCGGGTGAGGCACCGGGGGCGTTCGCGCTGGAGTCGGCGGTCGACGAACTCGCCGCGAAGTGCGGCATCGACCCGATCGCGCTGCGCGCCCGCAACGAACCCACGGCCGGGCCGGTCTCCGGGCTGCCGTTCAGCAGCCGCAACCTGCTCGCCTGCTTCGAGGAGGGCGCCCGCCGATTCGGCTGGGCGGATCGTGACCCGCGCCCCGGCGTGCGCCGCGACGGACACCGGCTGATCGGCACCGGCACCGCGGCGTCCTCCTTCTTCGCCGGAGCCGGGCCCTCGACGGCGGCGGTGACGGCGGAGGCGGACGGCACCTTCACGGTGCGCACCGCCGCTTCGGACATCGGCACCGGAGCCCGTACGGCCCTCACCCTGATCGCCGCCGACGCGCTGGAGGTGCCGCCGGACCGCGTCCGGGTGCGGATCGGGGACAGCGACTTCGGGCCGGCGATGATCGCCGGTGGGTCCATGGGCACCCGCTCCTGGGCCTGGTCGATCACGGTGGCGGCCGCCGAGCTGCGCGAACGGCTCGCCCTGGGCGCGGACATCCCGCCGGAGGGCATCACCGTACGGTCGGACACCACCGAGGCGCTCGCCGCCCTGGCGCAGAAGGAACGGCACTCCTTCGGCGCGCAGTTCGCCGAGGTGGCCGTGGACGTCACCACCGGCGAGGTGCGCGTGCGGCGCATGCTCGGCATCTTCGCCGCGGGCCGGATCGTCAATCCGCTGACCGCGCGCAACCAGCTGGTCGGCGGCATGATCTGGGGTATCTCCATGGCCCTGCACGAGGGAGCCGTCCGCGACCGCGCCTCCGGCGGCAACATCGGCGCAGACCTGGCCGGTTACCACGTCGCGGCGCACGCCGACATACCGCACATCGAGGTGGACTGGGTGGACGATCCGGACCCGGACGACCCCGTCGGCATCAAGGGCATCGGCGAGATCGGCATCGTCGGCGCGGCGGCAGCGATCGCCAACGCCGTCTGGCACGCGACCGGCGTACGCCACCGCAGCCTGCCCATCCGGCCCGACCGCGTCCTGATGGCGGGCACCGATGCTTGA
- a CDS encoding FAD binding domain-containing protein: MKEFGYQRAFDVSGAVALLGADPDARFLGGGTNLVDLMKTGVERPARLVDVRELPLDRIEPTEDGGLRIGATVTNSDLAAHPEVRRRYPVLTQAVLAGASGQLRNMATVGGNLLQRTRCGYFADVTQPCNKRVPGSGCPAVEGEHHNHAILGASGHCVATHPSDMAVALTALDAVVSYETADGPGELPLTQLYRPVGDTPHLETDLPPGALITAVTLPPAPVAARSRYRKVRERASYAFAIGSVAAALDVHDGVVRDVRLAFGAVASRPWRARTAERLLTGAPADAGTFAAAADAELAAAQPLPDNRYKVTLMRNLVVAVLTELAEEAAR; the protein is encoded by the coding sequence ATGAAGGAGTTCGGCTACCAACGGGCCTTCGACGTCTCCGGCGCGGTCGCGCTGCTCGGCGCCGACCCGGACGCCCGCTTCCTCGGCGGCGGCACCAACCTCGTCGACCTGATGAAGACCGGCGTCGAGCGCCCCGCCCGCCTCGTCGACGTCCGTGAACTGCCGCTCGACCGGATCGAGCCGACCGAGGACGGCGGTCTGCGCATCGGCGCCACCGTCACCAACAGCGACCTCGCCGCCCACCCCGAGGTCCGCCGCCGCTACCCGGTGCTCACGCAGGCGGTACTCGCCGGCGCGTCCGGGCAGCTGCGCAACATGGCCACCGTCGGCGGCAATCTGCTCCAGCGCACCCGCTGCGGCTACTTCGCCGACGTGACCCAGCCCTGCAACAAGCGCGTCCCCGGCAGCGGCTGCCCCGCCGTCGAGGGAGAGCACCACAACCACGCGATCCTGGGCGCCTCCGGGCACTGTGTGGCCACGCACCCCTCGGACATGGCGGTCGCGCTCACCGCCCTCGACGCCGTCGTGTCCTACGAAACGGCGGACGGGCCTGGGGAGTTGCCGCTCACCCAGCTCTACCGGCCGGTGGGCGACACCCCGCACCTGGAGACCGACCTGCCGCCGGGCGCGCTGATCACCGCCGTCACCCTGCCGCCGGCGCCGGTCGCCGCCCGCTCGCGCTACCGCAAGGTGCGTGAGCGCGCCTCGTACGCCTTCGCGATCGGCTCCGTCGCCGCCGCGCTCGACGTCCACGACGGTGTCGTACGGGACGTGCGGCTGGCGTTCGGCGCGGTCGCCTCGCGGCCGTGGCGGGCGCGCACCGCCGAGCGACTGCTCACCGGAGCCCCGGCCGACGCCGGCACCTTCGCCGCCGCGGCGGACGCCGAACTGGCCGCCGCCCAGCCGCTGCCGGACAACCGATACAAGGTGACCCTCATGCGCAATCTCGTGGTGGCCGTACTCACCGAACTCGCCGAGGAGGCCGCTCGATGA
- a CDS encoding (2Fe-2S)-binding protein translates to MAPSTSSAITLNINGEKYPLSVDHRTTLLDALRERLDLTGTKKGCDQGQCGACTVLVDGRRAVSCLQLAVAADGREITTIEGVADGDRLHPVQQAFLDLDGFQCGYCTPGQICSAIAVIEEHAAGWPSAVTDDVRPEAGPPPLTPEEIRERMSGNLCRCGAYVSIVQAVGRAADGQEDTEGAAA, encoded by the coding sequence ATGGCCCCATCGACGTCCAGCGCCATCACCTTGAACATCAACGGCGAGAAGTACCCGCTGTCCGTCGACCACCGCACCACCCTGCTCGACGCACTGCGCGAACGCCTCGATCTCACCGGCACGAAGAAGGGCTGTGACCAGGGGCAATGCGGTGCCTGCACCGTCCTGGTCGACGGCCGCCGCGCCGTGTCCTGCCTCCAGCTCGCGGTCGCGGCCGACGGGCGGGAGATCACCACCATCGAGGGCGTGGCGGACGGTGACCGGCTGCATCCGGTGCAGCAGGCGTTCCTCGACCTCGACGGCTTCCAGTGCGGCTACTGCACACCCGGACAGATCTGCTCGGCCATCGCCGTCATCGAGGAGCACGCGGCCGGCTGGCCGAGCGCCGTCACCGACGACGTACGGCCCGAAGCGGGACCGCCGCCCCTGACGCCGGAGGAGATCCGCGAGCGGATGAGCGGCAACCTGTGCCGTTGCGGGGCATACGTGTCGATCGTGCAGGCCGTCGGCCGGGCGGCCGACGGCCAGGAGGACACCGAGGGAGCGGCGGCATGA